One Triplophysa rosa linkage group LG21, Trosa_1v2, whole genome shotgun sequence DNA segment encodes these proteins:
- the LOC130545223 gene encoding chemokine XC receptor 1-like yields the protein MTDENASGAYDYEYDPDYEDQICNKEDVLKVGSILIPIFFTLVVVLSCIGNILVLIVLALYESLRSLTNVLILNLALSDLLFTFGLPFWASYYIWGWTFGDAGCKAVKFVFYAGFYSSVLFLTLMTVQRYMAVVHPLSDWERCRGFSIAPIIIVWMLSGAGALLGSHRSKVIQESPKNTYCEYDSIQVKLCIVYLQNGIFFIAFLIMGFSYIKMRQMMIKLQTKRKHKTVRLIFYISSVFFIGWAPYNIVMFLRSLTDLGLYPFTDCHVSINLEYAFYVCRLLAFSHCCMNPAFYIFVDGKFQNHSREILKRIFHK from the coding sequence ATGACTGATGAGAATGCATCTGGTGCTTATGACTATGAATATGATCCTGATTATGAAGACCAGATCTGCAATAAAGAAGATGTGCTGAAGGTCGGATCCATTCTCATCCCCATCTTTTTCACACTAGTGGTTGTGTTGAGTTGTATCGGTAACATTCTGGTTCTCATCGTCCTGGCGCTTTACGAGAGCCTCAGATCCCTCACCAACGTCCTCATTCTCAACTTAGCTCTGTCAGATCTGCTCTTCACTTTCGGACTTCCATTCTGGGCGTCATACTACATCTGGGGTTGGACGTTTGGAGATGCCGGCTGCAAAGCTGTGAAGTTTGTGTTCTACGCTGGATTTTATAGCAGCGTGTTGTTCTTAACTCTAATGACCGTTCAGCGTTACATGGCAGTGGTTCATCCTCTCTCGGACTGGGAGAGATGCAGAGGATTTTCAATCGCTCCCATCATCATCGTATGGATGCTGAGCGGAGCGGGCGCACTGTTAGGGTCACATCGTAGCAAAGTTATACAAGAATCACCTAAAAACACATATTGTGAATACGACAGCATTCAAGTGAAGCTTTGCATTGTTTATCTTCAAAATGGCATTTTCTTCATTGCGTTTCTCATCATGGGCTTTAGCTATATAAAAATGCGTCAGATGATGATCAAACTACAGACCAAAAGGAAACACAAGACCGTTAGACTAATATTCTACATTTCGTCTGTGTTTTTTATCGGTTGGGCTCCGTACAACATTGTTATGTTCCTCAGATCTTTGACGGATCTTGGTTTATACCCGTTTACAGACTGTCACGTGAGCATTAACCTGGAGTATGCGTTTTATGTTTGCAGACTGTTAGCTTTCTCACACTGTTGCATGAACCCGgcgttttatatttttgtagatGGTAAGTTTCAGAATCATTCAAGAGAAATTCTGAAGAGAATTTTTCATAAGTAG
- the LOC130545549 gene encoding chemokine XC receptor 1-like, with the protein MADHNGSGYYDYEYEPDYEDQICNTEDVLKVGSILIPIFFTLVIVLSCIGNILVIILLVLYESLKSLTNVLILNLALSDLLFTFGLPFWASYYIWGWTFGDVGCKAVKFVFYAGFYSSVLFLTLMTVQRYMAVVHPLSDWERCRGFSIAPIIIIWMLSAGAALLGTLRSKVIEESPTNIYCEYDSNTIKLAIIYLQNAFFFIAFLIMGFCYTRMLQTITKARTNKRHKTVRLILCISLVFFIGWAPYNIVMFLRSLTDLGFSQFTDCHVSINLEYAFFVCRLLAFSHCCLNPVFYVFVGVKFRNCFK; encoded by the coding sequence ATGGCTGATCACAATGGATCTGGTTATTATGACTATGAATATGAACCTGATTATGAAGACCAGATCTGCAATACAGAAGATGTGCTGAAGGTCGGATCCATTCTCATCCCCATCTTTTTCACACTGGTGATTGTGTTGAGTTGTATCGGTAACATTCTTGTTATCATACTACTGGTGCTTTACGAGAGCCTCAAATCCCTCACCAACGTCCTCATTCTCAACTTAGCTCTGTCAGATCTGCTCTTCACTTTCGGACTTCCATTCTGGGCGTCATACTACATCTGGGGTTGGACGTTTGGAGACGTCGGCTGCAAAGCTGTGAAGTTTGTGTTCTACGCTGGATTTTATAGCAGCGTGTTGTTCTTAACTCTAATGACCGTTCAGCGTTACATGGCAGTGGTTCATCCTCTCTCGGACTGGGAGAGATGCAGAGGATTTTCAATCGctcccatcatcatcatctggaTGCTGAGTGCAGGAGCGGCACTGCTAGGAACACTTCGAAGTAAAGTTATAGAGGAATCACCTACAAATATTTACTGTGAATATGACAGTAATACAATAAAACTTGCCATCATTTATCTTCAAAATGCTTTTTTCTTCATAGCATTTCTCATCATGGGCTTTTGCTATACTAGAATGCTTCAAACCATAACCAAAGCACGAACAAATAAGAGACACAAGACCGTTAGACTTATACTTTGCATTTCATTGGTGTTTTTTATCGGTTGGGCTCCATACAACATTGTCATGTTCCTCAGATCTTTGACGGATCTTGGTTTTTCCCAGTTCACAGACTGTCACGTAAGCATTAACCTTGAgtatgcattttttgtttgtagACTGTTAGCTTTCTCACACTGTTGTCTGAACCCTGTGTTTTACGTGTTTGTTGGTGTGAAGTTCAGGAATTGTTTCAAATGA